One window of the Vigna radiata var. radiata cultivar VC1973A chromosome 1, Vradiata_ver6, whole genome shotgun sequence genome contains the following:
- the LOC106768367 gene encoding kunitz-type trypsin inhibitor-like 2 protein, whose amino-acid sequence MKPTLVLALSFLLPFFTNLPLAFSDDVQQVVDIYGDPILPDFTYYIVPAISGPPGGGLKLAKTGNSKCPLTILQDYSEAFRGLPVQFTGDSHLFIFTGTEVDINFVQKPLCAESSNWSVFVDESIQKACVGIGGAEGHPGQQTFSGKFHIQKYQIGYKLVFCIFDSPTCFDIGRFDAQNGEGGRRLNLTEHEAFDIVFVPAFEADKVIKSVA is encoded by the exons ATGAAGCCAACCCTAGTTCTTGCTCTCTCTTTCCTCCTTCCCTTCTTCACCAACCTTCCCTTAGCTTTCTCAGATGATGTTCAACAAGTTGTGGACATATATGGGGACCCCATTTTACCAGATTTCACATACTACATCGTCCCAGCAATCAGTGGTCCACCTGGTGGTGGATTGAAACTTGCCAAAACTGGAAACTCAAAGTGCCCTCTTACTATCCTGCAAGATTACTCTGAAGCCTTCCGTGGCCTCCCTGTTCAATTCACCGGAGACAGTCACTTATTCATCTTTACAG GTACCGAAGTGGACATCAATTTCGTACAGAAGCCATTGTGTGCAGAATCCTCCAATTGGTCGGTGTTCGTGGACGAATCAATCCAGAAGGCATGTGTGGGAATTGGTGGTGCCGAAGGTCATCCTGGACAACAAACTTTTAGTGGCAAATTTCACATTCAGAAATATCAAATTGGATACAAGCTTGTGTTCTGCATCTTTGACTCACCAACATGCTTCGATATTGGAAGATTTGATGCACAGAACGGTGAGGGAGGAAGACGCTTGAATCTCACTGAGCATGAAGCATTCGATATTGTGTTCGTACCAGCTTTTGAAGCTGATAAGGTTATTAAGTCCGTAGCTTGA
- the LOC111241260 gene encoding uncharacterized protein LOC111241260: MFSRFSLASLASVDISCIVADNVRYGPQLRGKKLIDDEVRKLLAMADFDASFMDKSGDELFVGQAQRVALARILANSSEHPPGYNMETCHRRREASRRVEFRDVLCGLGREKEMLCEIGRNEMRRVLHLL; this comes from the exons ATGTTTAGTAGATTTTCCTTGGCTTCTCTGGCTTCTGTAGATATTTCAT GCATAGTTGCTGACAATGTGAGGTATGGACCACAACTTAGAGGGAAAAAGCTAATTGATGATGAGGTGCGCAAGTTGCTGGCAATGGCAGACTTCGATGCTTCTTTCATGGATAAGTCCGGGGATGAACTCTTTGTGGGTCAAGCACAAAGGGTTGCACTTGCTAGGATTTTGGCTAATTCATCGGAG CACCCACCAGGATACAACATGGAGACGTGCCATCGACGACGTGAAGCTTCAAGACGTGTAGAGTTTCGAGATGTTTTGTGTGGTCTGGGACGAGAGAAAGAAATGTTGTGCGAGATTGGAAGAAATGAAATGAGAAGGGTTTTGCACTTAttataa
- the LOC106767586 gene encoding kunitz-type trypsin inhibitor-like 1 protein — protein sequence MKPTLVLALSFLLPLLAFFTNLPLAFSDDVQQVVDIYGNPIFPGFIYYIIPAIRGPAGGGLKLAQTGKSECPLTVLQDYSEVFRGLPVQFTIPGISPGIIFTGTKLDIEFVHKPLCTESSKWLVFVDESIQKACVGIGGAEGHPGQQTFGGKFHIEKYKFGYKLVFCITGSPTCLDIGRFDAENGEEGRRLNLTEHEAFDIVFVPAFEADKVIKSVV from the exons ATGAAGCCAACCCTAGTTCTTGCTCTCTCTTTCCTCCTTCCCCTCCTTGCTTTCTTCACCAACCTTCCCTTAGCTTTCTCAGATGATGTTCAACAAGTTGTGGACATATATGGGAACCCCATTTTCCCAGGTTTCATATACTACATCATCCCAGCAATCCGTGGTCCAGCTGGTGGTGGATTGAAACTTGCCCAAACTGGAAAGTCAGAGTGCCCTCTTACTGTTCTGCAAGATTACTCAGAAGTCTTCCGTGGCCTCCCTGTGCAATTCACCATTCCCGGAATCAGCCCTGGAATCATCTTCACAG GTACCAAACTGGACATCGAGTTCGTACATAAGCCATTATGTACAGAATCCTCCAAGTGGTTGGTGTTCGTGGACGAATCAATCCAGAAAGCATGCGTGGGAATTGGTGGTGCCGAAGGCCATCCAGGGCAACAAACTTTTGGTGGCAAATTTCACATTGAGAAATACAAATTTGGGTACAAGCTTGTTTTCTGCATCACCGGCTCACCAACTTGCTTGGATATTGGGAGATTTGATGCAGAGAACGGTGAGGAAGGAAGACGCTTGAATCTCACTGAGCATGAAGCATTCGATATTGTGTTCGTACCAGCTTTTGAAGCTGATAAGGTTATTAAGTCTGTAGTTTGA